CTGAGTCCAAACGGATTTCACTTGCGGCGTGGTTCCGAGATCGGACCGCTGCTTGCAAGGGAGTCATCTTTGTTCTCTTTCACTACAGTTACCAGCATCGCTATGAGAAATGTCGTGCATGTTCTTTAATTTTTGAAGATGTCGCATGCTGAGAGTGCTACTGTCCTCAAAGCCTCTCTTGTTTTACCTTTTGGGTTGCTTTTTATATAGAGGAAATGTAGTCATACCTAGCTAGCTACGTTTACAATAAAAAATTGCCGTCTGCTCAATTGCCACCTGGTTCCCGCCCACTTGGAATGTTTCTTTGCATTAAGTCTCTTCCTTGGTGGacctttccctcttcctttctgtttgttgGCCTGAGTAGTGCTTGTGACTGGGACAGTATAATGTTTAGCACTGTTTCTGCAGGTTTGGTTTCTTGTGCCCGAGACAAACAGTAATCCAGGCAACAATTGCAGGTGTGTTGCGTCGATGAGCAGAGCGTGGACGAACAGAGGGAAGCTGCTGATTTTACGTGAGCGAAACGTGACAGAGGGAGACATTGCTGAAGGCGATAATGGTTTCAGTTTTCCTAATTTCCCAGAGTATAAGTTGGATTGATTTTATGATATTTTGAATTGTGCTCACtcaaaataattgaaaactAATGGTCATGAAACTTGGTTGTTATTTTGAAGTAATCTATTAGTCCTACGGAATTACTTATTACTACTTCATCTGGTGACAAGTTTGGCTGTTTGAGAACTTCATCAAAAAAACAAGCCAGCAGAATTgggcagcagagaaaaatggaaatggtttGGAAATAGCACATGGACTGATAAGGGAACAAAGAGGAGAAGTGGCAGTATTGAAGCCAAATGCATGGTTTCGCTTTTAAATGTGGAAAGTGTTTGTCGGATGCGCAGCTCTGAGTTGAGGTTACAACTTCTTGTAGGTGGTGGTGATGTCATCACTGACTTGGATTCTCTGTGTTGTTTTGAAAGTACTGGGAAAATAAGAGCCTAAGGAAAAAACTTTGCTACCGAGAGCAAAATGATGTGCTGGTTGAAGGATCACGGGTGGTTTGCCGTCGGTCCGATTACCGACCCATTTTGGAGTTGCGGGGTGTGTCCTGGCAGGGAGACGCGGTGCTGGCCCCTAACCGCAGAGATCTGCTGCCGTCTCAGTATCTTTAGTACAATGCAATTCTTTATTTCAGCTAGTCCTTGCAGCCTGTTGTCTCCACATGTAActgcctccttccttccttcttcccagatccagctgtgcccagcccagAGGCCTCCTCAGCTACCGGGCAAGGCTGCTGCTCGGCTCTGGGGTCCGCCAGCGCTCACCGGTTTATCCACTGCGGATTTCTTCCCCGAATCTCCccttgctctgtcctgctcatGTTTCCCTTGGATGCTTGCAACTCGTGGCCCTGAGGCTGTGGAGAGTGGTAACAGGAGCAGCCGGTGTCGGCCCTGGATGCTCTGGAAGCCCGTAGCTATGAGGTGAGCGATCATCAGCATTGAATGTTTTACTCTGGGTAAAGGGAGAGTCCCAGGGCTGAGAGggatttggggagaaaaatctcctttctctgcagcaTCTGCAAAGCCAGGGGCAGTGAGGAGATGAAATGCTCCCCGCTCCTGCTAGCCCTGGAGATGTGGGAGAGTAAAATGTTTGTGTCTGATCTTGCTCGCTCGCTGCACTTCAGAAGGACTGAGTGTTGCTAGATCACCACCCGGTTTCTGCTGCCCATAATGAAAATACTTGTAGGGAGGTTTCTGGTCTCCCTAGGTAGCCTGTTGTATTTTTGTACCGTGATGAAAAGACTCTAACGTGAACCCTTCATATTGCAAAGTAAATCAATTTATTCTTACAAAGTAGAGAATACTTAATTACACTcctgttttgcatttcagaagtcAGTGATCCTGTCCCTTAGTGTTCCTTCTCATTCAGTTCTTTCTTCCAGGTTTTGTAGTGTGTGCTGCCCTCTGTTTTTGTATTTTGCGTATGAACTGCACCCTGTGCGCTGGCTCTTTGTAGGATGATCTATCTCTAGCTGCCCTTCCTGCGCAGCATTTAGGATTGCTACCCCTAGAGGAAAAGGTGGTGGTTGCAAAGAAGTTTGATAGCGTGCTAAAGGTGGGGGCCTGAGCAGACTTCCCAGCTCTGAGGCTTTCTCGCAATGAGCAATACAATCATTTACTGATCCTTCCCTGCAGCCAAAATTGCTGGTGCTGCTACAAGTGTGTTCCTACATCCTTCTGTTCACATCTTGGGCGCTGAATAACACAGAACTGGCAGTTATTGAAAGAAATATAATGAAGGTACCTTATTAAATGCTGTCTTTCCTATAgcaatgtaaagaaaaaaaagcctgactGACTATATATGAGCAGGCTCACAGCTGGACGGGGCACGCAGTATATCAATAGAAAGAATTGTAGCCCCGCTCGGTGGCCATTGATTCAAGGTTTCAGAGTGATTCCCGTGCCACATAACAAAGATCGGTGAATGGTGTTTTACTGAACAGGAAaccttctgttttccctttgacTGGGTCTTACAGCTCTTCCCCAGCTCCCGTGTCCTCTGCAGCTTGGTATCACATCTTATTACTCAACTTCAAACGCCATCTGGACAAGAGGCCTCTTATGAAACACGCTAGCGTGTGGCAtcagtttattcttctctttgttcAGTCGCCAAAAGGAAGCGGTGTCTCTGCAGGCTGGAATTTGCCACAGGAGGAGCAACCGGCACGCAAAAACCTTTTCAGGCCTTGCACTCTCAGTCCTCCTGTGAGAGCAGCTCTAGCAGAAGAGACGCGAGGAATGCAGCACGGGCTGCGTTCTTGCTGCTGAGGCCGGTTAGCGATGCAGTCCCCCTCCTGTTTTTGCAGAAGTCCCTTCCTGTTTTTACGGGTGGCTGTCCATAATCGTATGTCCTTTAATAGGTGTTGGAGGCTTGGGGGGTTTTCTTGCTCTGAGGTGATTGTTCTTGCACCATAGCCATCAGGCTGGGCTCAGCTCTTGCTCGAGTCTTGCGGAGGCCTAATTCATCCCTGTCTGAGTTTAAGGACTCCGTGGCTCTATGCCACAACAAGTTTTTTCTCCACTGCACGCAGAAAGCAGctacttcttcttcttcagaGTCAGGTGGGGGCTGTTGCAAACCCTAAGTGGAGGAGACAAAATATTTGCGTGCTTTAATACATTGTTGTACGTGAACtagtttaaaatatcttttaacaGTATAAAAGTCTGAATATATCGGTGTGTGTGGCCAATGTGGCATCTGTAGCcgttaatgctttaaaaatgcttaatgCTTGGAAGCGCTTAAAAACCTGCTTGCAGAGAGACAAAGGGAATACAATACAGTTAATTTATTGATAAGCAGGGAaatttccaaagggaaaaagcTAGGTCATAACGGACTTTGTAGTCTAGACAATCGAGATAGAAGAATGGGTAGTTACTTCGGGCTGGCACCAGCAAAGTAGAAAATGGACATCTATAGTGTGTTTTTAACAGTGTGGGCAATTAACCACGGGATGAGCTTTCCACAGTTGTGGCTGATTCTCCATCCAATAGGATTCTAATCAAAACTGTCTCAAAAAGATGTGCTGAGCAAAAGTTGTAGGATTATAGAGGAGCCTAAAGCACACGATGAAGAGCTGCATCAGTGGAGAGTGGTTATATTTGCACTTGTTTCCTGAGTGCTCTCAGATAAAGTCTGCTCTCGCAAACTATTTACAGTTGGATCCATCAGCCACCGTTGGCAGCTGCAAGGGAAGCTCTTGGGAGTTTTGATCAAAGCTCATCTTGAGACGAGATAAAGGCTAAGACTGACACGGACTGTTTCCAAATAAAGGCTTCCAACGAGATGCTGCTCTCCTATCCAAGAATGAAATGGGAAACAGACCAGCTAAAGATGACTTCAGAGTTGGTAGCAGTGACAGAGCGGATTCAATGGCTGGAAAGATGCGTAGTGAGCTTTGGAAACAAGACAGAAaggcataaaataaaaagatgacaGTAGGAATGTTTACTCCCAGCTGGAGCTGACAGAAGTCCTTCAGCAGCCAGCTCCCACCTCCCGTAACCAGACGCGACTGTAGGAGCTCCCCGCAGCGCGGACTCACCTTTAGACGCCGTCAGCATTAACTTACTTTGACACATGCTGCCTCGGCTGCCTTCAGAACATGCAAAACCGCTTGAATGAGGTTCTGCGCGTTGCTCACAAGCAGCTCGGAAGAGGACTTGCTCTCTGCAGTGACTGCTTTTACccttaaaagacattttaaaggattttactGCAAGAGCGTCAGACAGTGTGCCTCCCCTGTGTGGCCAGAACTCTACCAGTCACTCCAAGACCAGAAGATCCAACAAGGACCTCTGGACCCCCTTTGAGGAGGGGACCACCAGCCTTGGGAGAGATTGTCCCTGACGCCGGCAGCTCACCTGGCCACGATGCCGAGCTGGCTGCTGATGGTGTGGGTCTGCTCTGTGGCGCACAGCAGCTCTGCGGAGCATCTCTTGTCGAGGCAGTGCTTCGCAACGATGCGGCCAAATTTAACGAGCACCTGCCCATCGGAAGCAATTTGCCTTGCGCAGGCGACGAGCTGGTCCTTGCtctaaaacaaaatagaaaggtgtttggggagaggaggagaaaaaaagactgcttttcCTGAAAGATGGGAGGGTCCAGGGAGGCCAGATACATTCTGAGACAAGGAAAGGACTGGGCACCAAGTTCACATCTCATCAGGAGAAAGTAATTTCAGGTGCTTTGCATAAATATAGCTGGTGCCGCTCTTACAAGAGCGGGGTAGTGCAGGGGTTCCAGCAGGCACTGGGTGGCCCTGCCACTGGCTTTGACCGTGctcttgaggaaaaaatgtgatAGGGTGGAGGGGGAGAAATGCTCTGTACCATGATGGGGCCCTTCTTCCTGAGGAACTGAGTCATGTGAAGTATCCTCGTTGCCATGTCCTTGGTGACCTGGGACATCTTGCAGGGGCTGCCCTGCCATGTGTCACTgtcctctctctcctgcttcaCAGGGCTGCTGGCGAGGAAGATGCTGGGAGGACCATTCTGGTGCTGTTGAGACAATAACCGAACAGACTGGAAGTCTGGAGTGTGCAGACGCACCGATGCTGAGAAGTCTCTGCCTGTGTGTTTCTGAAGCAGTTTTTGGTGAGTAAGGGAGGTGGGAGAGCTGCCCGCCACCTTCCCAGGtctgctctgccttcccaaccagcccttctctcccctgccctcaCCCACAGCGGGACTATCAAATCCAAATGACCCATGCCATCACCTCCTGGAGCTCTTCCCAAATGGGTGGTAGCTGtcagggagctggcagcgcCCGCGGTTGAGAAGTACAATTAAGTGCTCTGAACCACTCTGCTGAGTGATCTGGATCGTGTACTGAAGCGTTTGCTGGCTCCTGACAGCCAGTTGCTGGGAGCTGTTGGTACTCCCAAAGGGTGCTGGTGCGGGGACGTGAGGAGCTGAGCAGAGGCAGGTGGTGGCTCAGGGGAAGGAGAGCGCTACAGCCCCCTGCTCCTCAGGCCCGGCGTTTATGGGATGGGTTTGTTTACGCAAAGTCAGATCAGGCATCCAGAACTCGGCTGAATGGGGCAGCCAGCAACCTCATCTAACTTTGAGGGTGgccaggggggttggactgTTGACCTCCAGAGTTCCCTGCCAACGTCGCTCATCTTAATGTTCCGTGGTGCGAGTAGCGGGACCGACTGACGGCCCTGACAGTAAGTGTTgccggggggaaaaaaactacTGTACCTTTTCACCTGCCTCCCTGGCAGCTCCGCGTGCTCGTCCGCTCCTGCTTGGGCAAGTTTCTGTTGACTTGGCGTGGCTCAGGGCGTCAAGCTCTCGGGCTGGGAAGAgcttggctgtgctgctgcgTTGTCTTGGAGGGCGCTGGTCCCCTGCGTTCTGCAGGCGTTGTCTGATGAGCTGCAGAACGCGTCCGCTGATGCCCCGGACAGCCTGAAGCTGCGTGACGAGGTAGTGTGCCGTTGCTGACCAGTACCAGACAATGCTGTCTAGGTGGAGATGTCCTTCGTCCCGGTGGCTCTGAAAGAGCTGGCCGGCACTGCCCACTGCATCAGACGTGAGGACCAGGAGGTGGTCTGCCATGGAGAGCAGGTTCTCCTGCGATTGCAGTTGAGTGCTGGCCTCCAGAAGGTCTTGGAGGGTGGTTTTGACCCACTGAATGTTAGCCATGAGCCGACTGGCCTTCTCTTCAAAGgcctctctgctcctctccctctcctctggaGAGAGAGGGGACAGGGCTGGTCCAAGGACATCTCGGATGACCTGCAGGTGTTCGGCATTGACCTTCTCCAGGTGGAGCAATAATGCCTTGGCCCTGAGGGCCAAGTCTCTCTGCAGGAGCTCAAAGCGAATGTACAAGCTGGCAGCAGACAGTGGGGAGACCGAGAGGGTGTTGGAGGCATCCAGCAGTGCTTCCATTAGCACCTTTATCTCTTCCCTGAGCGCGAGGATTTCACTGCGACCATGCTCTTCAGGGCAGGACAAGGAGGAGAGCCGGGCGGCCTCCTGCAGCCTCAGGGAATTCTCGGACACAGCAGCCAAGAGGCTCTGCGAGCAAAGCTTGTTCTTCACGGCGCTCCGCAGCTCCCTCAGGAACAGGACATCCCTGCCTATGAACTGGTCCACAGCGCCCAGCAGGACGTGCATGCCAACAGCCCACTGGACGCagtgcagctccaggctggcCACTCCTGCCCTGCAGGAGCCCTCGAAGGACACTGCTTTCTCAAGTAACACTTTGGTGTTCATCTGAGCACGTGAATACTTGGCTCGGACCTGTAGAAAGCTCTCCCAGACATCGGAGGAAGCGGGATTTCCCTTACTACAGGCAATGTCTCCTGCTAACCGAACTGCTCCTGCTAAACCCATCATGGTCTCGTCCAAAGCCTGTTTGCCTCTCAGAAAGTCAGCAGACAAGATAAAGCCAAATACTTGCTGAGACAGACTATACCAAGAGCCTGCCACGGCTGCCAGGCACTCTTTGGTCTCCTGGATCCTTTCGGAGAGTGAGAGTGCCATTTGGAGAAGTCTGCCTGGACAACAAAGCTGCCGTGGGGCTGTTTCCCTGGCCAGGCTGATAACACGTGCCGTCATTAATACAATCTTCTGGTGCTGCCCCAGCGTCTCTATCTGGGGAGAGTCGGCAACCGGCAGCGCTTCCTTTGCCGCATCGATACAGCCGTTGGAGAGTTCAAGCAAGGCGGAGCAAGCAGCATTGATAGCTGCCATATCACGGGCTCTTGTTGCTGTGAGGAGAGCCGTAATGACAGGGTGCGCGTCTCCTTTCCCTGGAACAACACCCGGGTGTAAGTTACCTGCTCGTGGAGACGGACGACCTAAGATGTCTTCTTGCAGCACAGCCTCATCGGCGACGGTTGATAGCCCAGCATGTGACGGGCTGAGTTCAAATGTCTTTGCGACATTGGTGCTTCGCACTCGTGCCCGGAGAGGGCTGAGGATATCTGGGTGGTTGGACCCATCCAGCCCGTCTTGGACACGGCGAGCTGTATCCATCAGGCAGCTCGCTG
The DNA window shown above is from Grus americana isolate bGruAme1 chromosome 3, bGruAme1.mat, whole genome shotgun sequence and carries:
- the LOC129204659 gene encoding uncharacterized protein LOC129204659; its protein translation is MPGLLAAFRAFSKALLLLSNLTAKHLEELQDCPRQKSLAQTLQLLRKCVPLLHATKHSELKRSWDLQVNLSKEHAFQLTERTIKELTSLLSDNTGSKEPRDRSGIFSQHVSRLLALLSHPDPVHLSDSKFSTHVEAVIFYCMLLADSSRPDLKVDLVKHCRDLLRLRKSICGHVSQREGWPGQSWGESSLQEECHIMREEVESVNQAVLTATLCQILDTFFEDKEPLRYLVEGTLSLAGTGCFPAGQGGFLKKLQPLTTTFFAHAQQMLRVADFVLARCTKTQTAREIGEWVEYLKRLLASLPPLLTEMSRNTAQMSAAEQLRSLYHAWAGTTESLLRCFEETVSTHEFLKLSVQEMAKHREWCEEALERQDAEGLSWHATRLTSWARWVVEATTRYVDRATDPIFRNGLLVWVAQLASSSLELKAVTALCRERLPCLQTRDVFLKAASCLMDTARRVQDGLDGSNHPDILSPLRARVRSTNVAKTFELSPSHAGLSTVADEAVLQEDILGRPSPRAGNLHPGVVPGKGDAHPVITALLTATRARDMAAINAACSALLELSNGCIDAAKEALPVADSPQIETLGQHQKIVLMTARVISLARETAPRQLCCPGRLLQMALSLSERIQETKECLAAVAGSWYSLSQQVFGFILSADFLRGKQALDETMMGLAGAVRLAGDIACSKGNPASSDVWESFLQVRAKYSRAQMNTKVLLEKAVSFEGSCRAGVASLELHCVQWAVGMHVLLGAVDQFIGRDVLFLRELRSAVKNKLCSQSLLAAVSENSLRLQEAARLSSLSCPEEHGRSEILALREEIKVLMEALLDASNTLSVSPLSAASLYIRFELLQRDLALRAKALLLHLEKVNAEHLQVIRDVLGPALSPLSPEERERSREAFEEKASRLMANIQWVKTTLQDLLEASTQLQSQENLLSMADHLLVLTSDAVGSAGQLFQSHRDEGHLHLDSIVWYWSATAHYLVTQLQAVRGISGRVLQLIRQRLQNAGDQRPPRQRSSTAKLFPARELDALSHAKSTETCPSRSGRARGAAREAGEKHQNGPPSIFLASSPVKQEREDSDTWQGSPCKMSQVTKDMATRILHMTQFLRKKGPIMSKDQLVACARQIASDGQVLVKFGRIVAKHCLDKRCSAELLCATEQTHTISSQLGIVARVKAVTAESKSSSELLVSNAQNLIQAVLHVLKAAEAACVKGLQQPPPDSEEEEVAAFCVQWRKNLLWHRATESLNSDRDELGLRKTRARAEPSLMAMVQEQSPQSKKTPQASNTY